A window from Symphalangus syndactylus isolate Jambi chromosome 22, NHGRI_mSymSyn1-v2.1_pri, whole genome shotgun sequence encodes these proteins:
- the LOC129472199 gene encoding uncharacterized protein isoform X1 gives MAGQAGVPHEHGECPHPRPPRSSPLLHTDLITCHQGQGCQGVGSPAPGPRPETPRDTQSPEVPTSRQMEAHQLPMDGVRGGPQPPGGSIPQAQTGSSGTQLAGRTPAEKLSAIAAAVGQRRKRKRNRLGWSLCPQDPAASSSSWLQGVLVSEERQAGVPRGWLGGAGKPLSLSLSSTSALFGFVPTCVAFAWEVRWRDMCTTIAGVPAWGPRRPMAFPEGSSAIGQLVSGCCTGLSPPSALACRNQERVGSSCIANGLKPLICTLANG, from the exons ATGGCTGGACAGGCAGGAGTGCCGCATGAGCACGGAGAGTGTCCCCACCCCCGCCCACCCAGATCCAGCCCCCTGCTGCACACTGATCTTATCACCTGTCACCAAGGTCAGGGCTGCCAGGGAGTTGGGTCACCTGCTCCAGGGCCCCGCCCAGAGACGCCCAGAGACACCCAGTCCCCAGAAGTGCCCACATCTCGCCAAATGGAGGCTCACCAGCTGCCCATGGATGGAGTG AGAGGAGGCCCCCAGCCTCCAGGAGGCTCCATCCCTCAGGCTCAGACCGGCAGCTCAGGAACCCAGCTAGCAGGACGAACTCCAGCAGAGAAACTCAGCGCCATTGCTGCAGCTGTCGgccaaaggagaaagagaaagagaaaccgcCTCG GGTGGTCCCTCTGCCCCCAAGACCcagctgcctcctcctcttcctggctGCAGGGAGTGCTTGTGTCTGAAGAACGCCAGGCTGGTGTCCCCAGAGGGTGGCTTGGAGGGGCTGGGAAAccactttcactttctctctcctccacGTCTGCATTGTTTGGGTTTGTACCCACCTGTGTCGCTTTTGCATGGGAAGTGAGATGGAGAGACATGTGCACCACCATTGCTGGGGTTCCAGCATGGGGCCCCAGGAGACCCATGGCTTTCCCAGAAGGGAGCTCTGCCATTGGACAGCTGGTCTCAGGCTGCTGCACAGGTCTCTCCCCGCCCTCAGCCCTGGCCTGCAGGAATCAGGAAAGGGTGGGGTCCAGCTGCATTGCGAATGGACTAAAGCCACTGATTTGCACACTTGCCAATGGCTGA
- the LOC129472199 gene encoding uncharacterized protein isoform X3 — protein sequence MAGQAGVPHEHGECPHPRPPRSSPLLHTDLITCHQGQGCQGVGSPAPGPRPETPRDTQSPEVPTSRQMEAHQLPMDGVRGGPQPPGGSIPQAQTGSSGTQLAGRTPAEKLSAIAAAVGQRRKRKRNRLEKKARSQTV from the exons ATGGCTGGACAGGCAGGAGTGCCGCATGAGCACGGAGAGTGTCCCCACCCCCGCCCACCCAGATCCAGCCCCCTGCTGCACACTGATCTTATCACCTGTCACCAAGGTCAGGGCTGCCAGGGAGTTGGGTCACCTGCTCCAGGGCCCCGCCCAGAGACGCCCAGAGACACCCAGTCCCCAGAAGTGCCCACATCTCGCCAAATGGAGGCTCACCAGCTGCCCATGGATGGAGTG AGAGGAGGCCCCCAGCCTCCAGGAGGCTCCATCCCTCAGGCTCAGACCGGCAGCTCAGGAACCCAGCTAGCAGGACGAACTCCAGCAGAGAAACTCAGCGCCATTGCTGCAGCTGTCGgccaaaggagaaagagaaagagaaaccgcCTCG AGAAGAAAGCACGCAGCCAAACGGTGTAA
- the LOC129472199 gene encoding uncharacterized protein isoform X2, translating to MAGQAGVPHEHGECPHPRPPRSSPLLHTDLITCHQGQGCQGVGSPAPGPRPETPRDTQSPEVPTSRQMEAHQLPMDGVAQTGSSGTQLAGRTPAEKLSAIAAAVGQRRKRKRNRLGWSLCPQDPAASSSSWLQGVLVSEERQAGVPRGWLGGAGKPLSLSLSSTSALFGFVPTCVAFAWEVRWRDMCTTIAGVPAWGPRRPMAFPEGSSAIGQLVSGCCTGLSPPSALACRNQERVGSSCIANGLKPLICTLANG from the exons ATGGCTGGACAGGCAGGAGTGCCGCATGAGCACGGAGAGTGTCCCCACCCCCGCCCACCCAGATCCAGCCCCCTGCTGCACACTGATCTTATCACCTGTCACCAAGGTCAGGGCTGCCAGGGAGTTGGGTCACCTGCTCCAGGGCCCCGCCCAGAGACGCCCAGAGACACCCAGTCCCCAGAAGTGCCCACATCTCGCCAAATGGAGGCTCACCAGCTGCCCATGGATGGAGTG GCTCAGACCGGCAGCTCAGGAACCCAGCTAGCAGGACGAACTCCAGCAGAGAAACTCAGCGCCATTGCTGCAGCTGTCGgccaaaggagaaagagaaagagaaaccgcCTCG GGTGGTCCCTCTGCCCCCAAGACCcagctgcctcctcctcttcctggctGCAGGGAGTGCTTGTGTCTGAAGAACGCCAGGCTGGTGTCCCCAGAGGGTGGCTTGGAGGGGCTGGGAAAccactttcactttctctctcctccacGTCTGCATTGTTTGGGTTTGTACCCACCTGTGTCGCTTTTGCATGGGAAGTGAGATGGAGAGACATGTGCACCACCATTGCTGGGGTTCCAGCATGGGGCCCCAGGAGACCCATGGCTTTCCCAGAAGGGAGCTCTGCCATTGGACAGCTGGTCTCAGGCTGCTGCACAGGTCTCTCCCCGCCCTCAGCCCTGGCCTGCAGGAATCAGGAAAGGGTGGGGTCCAGCTGCATTGCGAATGGACTAAAGCCACTGATTTGCACACTTGCCAATGGCTGA
- the LOC129472199 gene encoding uncharacterized protein isoform X4, whose translation MAGQAGVPHEHGECPHPRPPRSSPLLHTDLITCHQGQGCQGVGSPAPGPRPETPRDTQSPEVPTSRQMEAHQLPMDGVAQTGSSGTQLAGRTPAEKLSAIAAAVGQRRKRKRNRLEKKARSQTV comes from the exons ATGGCTGGACAGGCAGGAGTGCCGCATGAGCACGGAGAGTGTCCCCACCCCCGCCCACCCAGATCCAGCCCCCTGCTGCACACTGATCTTATCACCTGTCACCAAGGTCAGGGCTGCCAGGGAGTTGGGTCACCTGCTCCAGGGCCCCGCCCAGAGACGCCCAGAGACACCCAGTCCCCAGAAGTGCCCACATCTCGCCAAATGGAGGCTCACCAGCTGCCCATGGATGGAGTG GCTCAGACCGGCAGCTCAGGAACCCAGCTAGCAGGACGAACTCCAGCAGAGAAACTCAGCGCCATTGCTGCAGCTGTCGgccaaaggagaaagagaaagagaaaccgcCTCG AGAAGAAAGCACGCAGCCAAACGGTGTAA